In Bacteroidales bacterium, the genomic window CACTTTTTGTGCTTCGACACTATTATTACTCAGTGTTTCATTAAATAATGTGGTCGTGATCCCTGCCTGGCTCCCGCTGGCCCCTGTGATTCCCGGATCGGGCGTTACCACCAGGTCATAGGTCCAGTTCCCCCGTATGGGAAAGTTGGGATTGTCCACCTGAATAGTGGCAGTACCCTCGCTGCAGATTACAGAATCTGCACTTACCCGGATCTCCGGAGTAGGATTCACCCAAATAGTCACGGTAGTATCCCGGCCGTTTTCACAATCTCCATCAAAATCAGAAGGCCCGATTCTCGGTGTAAACCGATAGATCACCTTATGGACAACCGTATCCATATTGGTGAGCAGATCCTGGATCTGGATGCTGTCGACAGGGTAAATGCCCCCGGGGCGGGCACCGATGATCTCCGCATCCGGAAACACCTCCAGGTTGTAGAACCAATCTCCACGTACATAAGGATTAAGACTGTTTACCTTGATGTCTGCCAACCCCTCATTACAGATTAAAGTGTCCATAACTTCAACCAGGACATCGGGAACCGGATTGACCCAGACCACAATGGTCGTATCGATCCCGTTATTGCACCAATCCCCGTCATCGTCTCTGATACGCGGAATAAAACGATAGCTGACACTCCGGGCTTCATTGCTGGTGTTATTCAGGGTGTAATTATAAACCGCATCCCCTGCAAAAGTCTGGCTCCCTGAACTTACCCCGGTAATGCCCGGATCCACACTGATCTCCAGGGTTCCGTCCCAAATCCTAAGGATGGGATTATTGGGGTTTCTTAACTGCAGTGTCAGGGGATCCCCATCGCATAAGACCGTGTCGCTGACCGTAACCCGTACCTCCGGGGTGGGATTCACCCAGATCACAATGGTGGTATCCCTTCCATTCTCACAATCATCCCCGCCATCCACCGGATCAATCCTTGGAATGAAATGATATTGTACCCTGCGCACAACGGTATCGTTGTTGGTCAGTGTTTGTGTATAGGAAGGGGTAGTCACTCCGGACTGATCTCCAATAGCCCCACCAATCAGAGGATCGGCATCAACCTCCAGATAATAGATCCAGTTCCCCCTGACAGAGGTGTTGGGATTAGTCACCGTCAGTACCGTCGTCTCTCCATTACACAGCACACTATCGGAGGCCTCCACAGAAATATTAGGTGTGGGATTGATCCAGATGGTGATGGTGGTATCAATCCCATGATCACAGTACCCGAAGTTGTTTCCTGCCCGGTCATCCCTTATCCTGGCTACAAAATGGTAAGTTATGGACTGTGCCAGATCGGTATTGTTAATCAGCTGGTCACTAATATCATCTGTGGAAAGGTAATACTCTCCGTCAGGCTGACCCGTAATAACCGTTAAATCTGCGGGATCATACGTCCTGCTCAGCTCATAAACTTTTGTTCCTTCAACCATGCCCATTCCATCTGTGAGATCCAGAACAACGGAGGAAGCATCGCATACCAATGTATCAGGTGAGCTAACAGTGAACTGGGGAGTTGGATTCACATAGATCGTCACTGCCTGGGTAACACCATCGGGACAAGTTGTGGGATTGATCGGAGTAATGTTGTAAGTTACCGTTTGTACCGCATTGGTTGGGTTTATTAACTGGTCTGCAATGATGTGATCCAATGGCAAAGCGCTAACTGGTGACGTATAGCCTGTAACCCCAACACTTGCAGTGACCGTATAGTTAAATGTAATATTACCGCTTGTGAATATGGATGGACTTGTAAGTTGGATGTTGGTGAATGTACTGTCGCACTGAATAGTATCAGAGGTAAGAGGGACGACCACAGGTACTGCCTCCACCCAAATGATTTGATTTTGAGATAACTCATTTCCACTGGCATCTGACAGAGTCCAGGTACGAATAATATACCCTGCCTTATCGCAACTGGTCAAATTGGTGAAGTCATCATTATATATTGCTTCGATGGACATCGAACAGTTATCCCATTCATCAGTCACATCCCCGGTAACTGAGGGATCACTATCGTATGCACAATCAGGATTCCTGCATATGGTCACATCAGCAGGAACTGTAAATGTCGGCGCCTCATCATCGGTCACCGTGATATCCTGCGTGCATGTGTTCGTGTTACCGTGGATATCGGTCACCGTCCAGGNNNNNNNNNNNNNNNNNNNNNNNNNNNNNNNNNNNNNNNNNNNNNNNNNNNNNNNNNNNNNNNNNNNNNNNNNNNNNNNNNNNNNNNNNNNNNNNNGACCAGCAACAGTCACCGACGCATTACAGACTCCCGCATCGGCCGTCTGCGTCTGATCAGCTCCACAGGTGATCGTCGGCGCCTCATCATCGGTCACCGTGATATCCTGCGTGCATGTGTTCGTGTTACCGTGGATATCGGTCACCGTCCAGGTCACCGTCGTGGTCCCCACCGGGTAGGTGCCGCTCGCATCGGCCGTGCCGTTATAGTCATTGAGAACCGTGGCTACGCCACAGTTATCCCCCGTAGCCGGACCAGCAACAGTCACCGACGCATTACAGACTCCCGCATCGGCCGTCTGCGTCTGATCAGCTCCACAGGTGATCGTCGGAGAAATAATGTCCTCCACGGTGACCATTGCCTGACAAGTTGAAGTATTGGCCGTGTTATCTTCCACCGTCAGAGTAACTGTATTGTCTCCAAGATCGCCGCAATCAAAAGAGCTAATATCCAATGAAAGAGTTACAACGCCGCATCCATCATAGGATCCATCATCCACATCTCCCGGAACTATGGAAGCAGATCCAGCTGCATCCAGATATACAGTAATGTCCTGACACTGGGCAACAGGTGCAACATCAACAGAAACAACCACTGTAATATCATCAGTTCCAGTATGACCGTTGCCATCGGTAACCGTATAGGTCAGATTATACGATCCTGCAGTAGCATTGTTAAAGGTAGGTGATTGAACATTGGTGGCAAGTAATGATGAAGCTTCAGGCCCAGACCACTGATGCGTATAAGTTCCATCTCCTCCCGATGGGTTGCCATCAAGAACTACATCCTGACCTTCACATACAGTTGCCGGGTCGGGGGAAATGGTGGCTGTTGGATGACATTCAACTGCGTCAAATACCACAGCATCGATCCAATAATCACCGTGATCTGAAGGAGGTGGCGAGGGATTCCTGAATCTTAAATAATAAGTATTCGTCTCAGCGCTTACAGAAGAAACCACATAGTAGTCTTTATCAGCTGTAATAAAGGTCCCGGAAAGTGAATGCTCCTTAAAACTGCTGCCATCTATAGATTCATCAAAGTATAACTTTGCCGGCCAGTTTGTCCCATCTCTTCTCTTCCAAACAATGTGATACTCCTGCCCAACAGAGACGATATCGTCTAATTGTACTATTATCCAGTCATTGTAATTATCAAGTTGAGCCCCTAGTCCATCCGGGGCACCAAGAGAACGTCCAGGCAATGCTACATTGAATTGAGCATCAAGGGAGCTGGCATAACCTGAAATCAACTGTTCTGAAGAAACAAGGTTGCAGGCAGGATCAACCAGGCAGACATCAGCGTTATAAGTAACTGCATCGATCAAAAAATCGGGAAAAACGACTTTGCTTATCCGTATATAGCGGGTATCAATATTAGCCGTGATAAGCACTTCATCATATGAGGCTTCATTATTAGTTGTGATACTTTGAGCAGCTGATAATGGGTGCTCTGTCCAGTTGGTCCCATCTGAAGATTCAAAGAATTTTAGGACTGATTCTGGATCTTCACCAGTAAGTTGTCTCCAGAAAATGCTATACTGCTCCCCACTTTGCAGGGTATGTATAAGGTCAATTGTTATTATGTCGCCATTAGTAAATAACTCCACCCCATTATTGTCAGGTTGTCCAATTATGAAATCTGG contains:
- a CDS encoding HYR domain-containing protein codes for the protein MNQVGITNPDFIIGQPDNNGVELFTNGDIITIDLIHTLQSGEQYSIFWRQLTGEDPESVLKFFESSDGTNWTEHPLSAAQSITTNNEASYDEVLITANIDTRYIRISKVVFPDFLIDAVTYNADVCLVDPACNLVSSEQLISGYASSLDAQFNVALPGRSLGAPDGLGAQLDNYNDWIIVQLDDIVSVGQEYHIVWKRRDGTNWPAKLYFDESIDGSSFKEHSLSGTFITADKDYYVVSSVSAETNTYYLRFRNPSPPPSDHGDYWIDAVVFDAVECHPTATISPDPATVCEGQDVVLDGNPSGGDGTYTHQWSGPEASSLLATNVQSPTFNNATAGSYNLTYTVTDGNGHTGTDDITVVVSVDVAPVAQCQDITVYLDAAGSASIVPGDVDDGSYDGCGVVTLSLDISSFDCGDLGDNTVTLTVEDNTANTSTCQAMVTVEDIISPTITCGADQTQTADAGVCNASVTVAGPATGDNCGVATVLNDYNGTADASGTYPVGTTTVTWTVTDIHGNTNTCTQDITVTDDEAPTITCGADQTQTADAGVCNASVTVAG